CGGCCGTGCCGGAAATGCGGGTATGAACGTCGGCGCCGCCGAGCTCGTCCACCGTCACCTCCTCGCCGGTCGCGGCCTTCACCAGCGGCGGGCCGCCGAGGAAGATCGCGCCCGTTCCCTTGACGATGACATTGTATTCGCTGAGCGCCGGCACATAGGCGCCGCCCGCGGTGCAATGGCCGAGCACGATCGCCACCTGCGGCACGCCCATCTTCGACAACGTCGCCTGGTTGCGGAAGATGCGGCCGGCGAGATAGCGGTCGCCGAAGAGTTCGGCCTGCAGCGGCAGGAAGCCGCCGGCGCTGTCGCACAGATGCACCACCGGCAGGCGGTTCTCGATGGCGATGTCGAGCGTGCGGACGATCTTCTTCACCGACAGCGGATACCAGGCGCCGCCCTTCACGCTGGCATCGTCGGCGTGGATGATCACCTCGCGGCCGGAGACGATGCCGATGCCGGAGACGATGCCGGCCCCCGGCACGTCGCCGCCATAGGCTTCGCCCGCCGCCAGCGTCGACAGTTCCAGGAACGGCGTGCCGGGGTCGAGCAGGGCCTCGATCCGGTCGCGCACGAACATCTTGTCCTGCCGCGCGAGCCGCTGCAGGTCCCGTTCGGGCCGGACCAGCCGGGCTTCGCGCTGGCGCTCCTTCAGCGCCGCGGCGAGGCCCTTGTTGTGCGCGAGATTGGCCAGGAACTCGGAAGAGCGTGTATCGAGCGACGAAACGATCTTGCGCATGTCAGGCCTCGTTCGCGGACAGGCTGACCAGCGGCGCGTCCCGGTCGAAGGTCTGGCCTTCGCTCACATGGACCGCCTCGACCCGGCCGTCGTGCCAGGCACGGATCGTCGTCTCGAGCTTCATGCTTTCGATGACGACCAGCGGATCGCCCGAAGCGACCGTGTCGCCGGCAGCGACCGCGACGCGCACCACCGTGCCCGGCATGGGCGCGCGCGCCGTGTCGGCGCCGCCGCCCGCCTCGGTCTCGGCGAAGCGCCGCGCCGGGTCGAGATGGCGGATCGTGTGGCCGCGGCCGTCGAGATGGACGTGGATAAGCTCTCCCTCCACCGCCACCACGATCGGCTGGCTGAGACCGTCGACGGTCAGCACGCGCCGCGGCGACGGCCCCTCGGACAGCGCGATCCGCGCCGTCCCGTCGGGTCCGTGCAGCCGGTAGGCTTCGCCGTCGCGGCCGAGCCAGAGCTCGATCTCGGAACCGGCAATGTCGAAGGCATGGCGCATCGTCAGTTCCTCCAGCCGCCGATCGCCGCGTGCAGGCTCGGCACCGCATCGGCGCCGTCGCGCACGGCGCGCGTGACCAGCGCCGCCGCCGCCAGCAGCTTCGTCTGCGTCGCCCGGTCGAGCGCCGGCTCGGCGGCGAGCGCGGGATTTTCGTCGAGCCAGCCGGTATGGACGGCGCCTTCGGCAAAGGCGGGATCCGCGATCAAGCGACCGAGGAACGGCGTATTGGTCTCGCAGCCGAGCAGCACGAAATCGGCGAGCGCGCGCCTTGCCCTGGCGATCGCCTCGGCCCGGTCGGCGCCGTGCACGATCAGCTTTGCCAGCATCGGATCGAAGGCGGTGGTCACCCGCTGGCCCTGCCCGATGCCGCTGTCAACCCGGATGCCCTCGCCCTGCGGCAGGTCGAGCGCCAGCACCCGGCCGGCCGTCGGCGTGAAGCCGCGCGCGGCGGATTCGGCATAGACGCGCAGCTCGATCGCGTGGCCATTCGCCAAGATGTCGGCCTGGCTGAAGCCGAGCGGCTCGCCCGCGGCGACCTTCAGCTGCTGCTCGACGAGGTCGATGCCGGTGACCATCTCCGTGACCGGGTGCTCGACCTGCAGGCGCGTGTTCATTTCCAGGAAATAGAACTCGCCCGCGCCATAGATGAATTCGACGGTGCCGGCATTGCGATAGCCTGCGGCGCGGGCGATGCCCGCCGCGGTCTCGCAGATGCGCGCGCGCAAGGCAGGTGTCAGGGCCGGCGACGGCGTCTCCTCGACGATCTTCTGGAAGCGCCGCTGCACCGAGCACTCGCGCTCGCCGAGATGCACGACATGGCCGGCCGCATCGCCCAGCACCTGCACCTCGATATGCCGGGGGCGCTCGACGAAGCGTTCGACATAGAGCCGGCCGTCGCCGAAATAGCGTTCGCCCTCGCTGCGCGCCTGGGCGATCTCCTGTTCGATGAGCGCCATGTCGCGGACGATGCGCATGCCCTTGCCGCCGCCGCCGGCCGACGGCTTGACCAGCAGCGGCGCGCCGAGCGCGCGGGCCCGGTCGACGAAGCTTTTCGGGTCGTCGTCCTCGATCGCCGAAGGCGCCACGGGAAAGCCGTTGCGGGCGACGAAGGCGCGGGCGCGCACCTTGTCGCCCATCAGGTCGATGGCCTCGGGCGTCGGCCCGACGAAGATCAGGCCGGCCGCGGCGACCGCCCGGGCAAAGGCGGCGTTTTCCGACAGGAAGCCGTAGCCGGGATGGATCGCCTGGGCGCCGGTTCGCGTCGCCGCCGCGATGATCTGCGCGCCGTCGAGATAGGCCGCGACACCGGTGCGGCCCTCGATCCGCACGACGGTGTCGGCCGCGGCCGCCGCGGGCGAATCGAGATCGGCGTCATGGCAGACGACGACAGTCTTCAGGCCGAGGCGCCTAGCGGTCCGGATGACCCGCAGCGCGATCTCGCCCCGGTTGGCAACCAGCAGGGTATCGAAGGACAGGCGGCTCATTGGTCGGATCCCGTTTCTGGCCGTGCCGCCAGGCCGTAGCGCAGCAGCTCGACGAGATTGCGCGCGGTGGCGTCGACGTCGAGCGGCCGGCCGTTCACCGCGGCCCAGGAGCGGTGCTCGATGGCGCCGAAGATGACGTCGCGCACCAGGCGGATGTCGATGTCGCCGCGCACCTCGCCATTGGCGACGCCGTCCTCGATGATGCGCACGAGGATCGAGGTATAGCGCCGGTTCAGCTCGTGGACGGGCGAACCCTGATAGTCGCTGGCGGTCCGGACCTCCGAGATGAAGAGCCGGCAAAGGTCCGCGTCGGCGACGAAGGCGAAGAGATGGCGATGGATGAGGTCGTGCAGGCGGGTCTCGAACGGCGCGTCGCGGCTGGCGATGATCTCGAGGTCGACCATCGTCCGTTCGTAGAAGGCGCGCAGCACCTCGTTCAGGAGGTCGCGCTTGCCCTGGAAATAGCGATAGGCGAGGCCATCCGAAATGCCGGCGGCGCGGGCGATGTCGGCGATCGAGGTCGCCTCGAAACCCTTTTCGGCAAAGACCTGCTTGGCCGCGGCCAGGATCGAGTCGCGCCGATCCTGCATCCGTTTCGCGCTGATCACAGGCATGGGCGCGCCTGAGCCGCGGCGAGGCCGCGCCAGTCCCTGAGCATGATGTCCTCCCCGGAGCGCCACTCGTTTTCTGTCGGGCGCTTGCCAAGTTGACCATAGTGAATATTATTCATTGAAGCCTGTCAACACGCCGCAACGGCGAAAACGTCCTGGGGAGGACACCATGGAGACGAGCGCGATCGATGGTCGCAACAGCAGGATTCCGGCCTTCGATCTGACCTCCGAGCAGCACGAGGTGCTTGATCTCGCCTCGCGTTTCGCACGCGACGAACTGCTGCCGCTGCAGCAGAGGATGGACGACGAGGAATGGTGGCCGCCGGAGGCGATGCCGGCCCTCGCCGGCATGGGCTTCCTTGGCGTCACCGTACCCGAGGAACTCGGCGGCAGCGGCGCGGACTTCTTCACCTCGGCGCTGATCACGCAAGGGCTGGCGCGCTACAACCCGGCGGTCGCCCTGTCCTATGTCGCGCACGAAAATCTCTGCCTCAACAACATTGCCCGCAATGCCGGCGCCGACCTCAGGCGGCGCATCGTGCCGGGGCTCTGCGACGGCTCGAAGATCGGCGCGCTCGGCCTGACCGAGCCAGGCGCCGGCTCCGACGCCCTGGGTTCGATGGCGACCACCGCGACGCGTGACGGCGACAGCTATGTGCTGAACGGCCGCAAGCTGTTCATCACCAACGGGCCGGTGGCCGATGTGGTGCTGGTCTATGCCAAGACCGACAAGGCGCGCGGCGCCAAGGGCATTTCCGCCTTCGTGGTCGAGAAGGGCACACCGGGTTTCGCGGTCGCGCAGAAGCTCGACAAGATGGGCTTCCGCGGCTCGACGACCGCCGAGCTCACCTTCGACGATTGCCGGATCCCGGCGGCCAATCTGATCGGCACCGAGAACAACGGCGTCGCCGTGGTGATGAGCGGGCTCGACCTCGAACGTGCCATCGTCGCCATGATCAATGTCGGCATGGCCGAGCGCGCGCTGGAGCTTGCCATCGACTACGCCAAGACGCGCCAGCAGTTCGGCCGGCGGATCGGCGATTTCCAGCTCGTCCAGGGCAAGCTCGCCGACATGTATGTGACCGTCGAGGCGATGAAGTCGCTGTGCTACCGCACGCTCGCCGAGGCCAACGACCTGGCCGAGGGCGCGGGCGGACGCGGCGAGATCCACAAGGTCACCGCCGCCGCCATCATGTTCGCGGCGGAGGGCTGCTCCAGGGTGGTGGCCGACGCCGTGCAGATCTTCGGCGGCGCCGGCTATATGCGCGAGACCGAGGTCAACCGGCTCTACCGCGCCTCCAAGCTCCTGGAGATCGGCGCCGGCACCACGGAAGTGCGCAAGCTGATCATTGCGGGCGAGCTGCTGCGCTGAGCGGCAGCGCCCCGCTTCAGGGTTCGAAGCGGGGCGCGCGGCGCTCGAGGAAGGCGGCAATGCCCTCCCGGAAGTCGGCCGTTCCGGCGCGCTCGACGAAGGATGCCTTTTCCGCCGCGAGCTGCGCGGCGAAGGTCGCCGTCACGGCATGATCGACGAGCCGCTTCACGGCGGCCGTCGCGCCATGGGCGCCGGCCGCGATGCGATGCGCCAGCGCCACGGCTTCGGCCTCGACCTCGCCCGGCGGCACGACGCGGTTGACGAGACCGAAGGCCAGCGCCGTCTTCGCGTCCATCGGCTCGTTCAGCAGCATCACCTCCAGCGCGCGGCGGGGCCCGAGCAGCTGCGTCAGCGACCAGGTCGTGCCGCCGTCCGGGCTGGTCGCGATCTTCGTATAGGCCGACAGGAAGGTTGCATCGTCGCTGGCAATGCCGAGATCGCAGGCGAGCGCCAGGCCGAGGCCGCCGCCCGCCACCGGGCCCTGCAGCGCACCGATGACCGGCTGCGCCATGCCCCTGATCGCCAGCATGGTCGCATGGAAGAGATCGATCAGCCGGGCGGCCGCCTGCGGCGCGGCGGCGGGATCGGCATGGAATACGGTCAGATCGCCGCCGGCCATGAACGACCGGCCGGCGCCGGCGAGCACCACCGCCCTCACCGTCGCATCCGCCGAGAGGCGCTCGAAGGCGGCGAACAGCGCCTCGCCCATTGCGATATCGAGCACATTGAGCTGCTTCGGCCGGTTGAGCCTGACGATGGCGACGGCGCCGTCGCGGGTGACGAGCACGGGCGTTTCGGCCGCGCCCTCTGCTGTTCCGGTGATGGGATCGGTCATGTTTCCTCGCAGCTCCGCCCTTGAACCCGTAGCGATTTCCGCTACAGTCTCCCAAAAATGAATATCATTCAATGGGAGAAAACGATGACCGAGGTCCGTGTCGAGACACGCGGGCAGGCGCTGTGGCTCACCATCGATCGTGAGGACAAGCGCAACGCCCTCGACGATGCCGTGCTGCGGGACCTGACTGCGGGCGTCAGCAGCGCCGGCGATCGGCCGGGCATCCGCGCCGTGGTGATCACCGGCGCCGGCGCCAAGGTCTTCTGCGCCGGCGGCAACCTGAAGCAGGATGCCGAAGGCGACCCGTTCCGGGTCGACCCGAACCGGCTCGACAATCCGGTCGCCGATCTCCTGCGCGCCATCGAGGACTGTCCCGTCGCCACCATCGCGCGGGTCAACGGCCACGCGCTCGGCGGCGGCTTCGGCCTCGTCTGCGCCTGCGACTTCGCGGTCGCTGCCGACCATGCCCGGCTGGGCACGCCCGAGATTACGCTCGGCCTGTTCCCCTTGATGATCCTGCCCTCGATCCTGCGCGTCCTGTCGCGGCG
This portion of the bacterium YEK0313 genome encodes:
- the mmgC_7 gene encoding Acyl-CoA dehydrogenase — protein: METSAIDGRNSRIPAFDLTSEQHEVLDLASRFARDELLPLQQRMDDEEWWPPEAMPALAGMGFLGVTVPEELGGSGADFFTSALITQGLARYNPAVALSYVAHENLCLNNIARNAGADLRRRIVPGLCDGSKIGALGLTEPGAGSDALGSMATTATRDGDSYVLNGRKLFITNGPVADVVLVYAKTDKARGAKGISAFVVEKGTPGFAVAQKLDKMGFRGSTTAELTFDDCRIPAANLIGTENNGVAVVMSGLDLERAIVAMINVGMAERALELAIDYAKTRQQFGRRIGDFQLVQGKLADMYVTVEAMKSLCYRTLAEANDLAEGAGGRGEIHKVTAAAIMFAAEGCSRVVADAVQIFGGAGYMRETEVNRLYRASKLLEIGAGTTEVRKLIIAGELLR
- the fcbB1_2 gene encoding 4-chlorobenzoyl coenzyme A dehalogenase-1: MTDPITGTAEGAAETPVLVTRDGAVAIVRLNRPKQLNVLDIAMGEALFAAFERLSADATVRAVVLAGAGRSFMAGGDLTVFHADPAAAPQAAARLIDLFHATMLAIRGMAQPVIGALQGPVAGGGLGLALACDLGIASDDATFLSAYTKIATSPDGGTTWSLTQLLGPRRALEVMLLNEPMDAKTALAFGLVNRVVPPGEVEAEAVALAHRIAAGAHGATAAVKRLVDHAVTATFAAQLAAEKASFVERAGTADFREGIAAFLERRAPRFEP
- the gcdC gene encoding Glutaconyl-CoA decarboxylase subunit gamma — its product is MRHAFDIAGSEIELWLGRDGEAYRLHGPDGTARIALSEGPSPRRVLTVDGLSQPIVVAVEGELIHVHLDGRGHTIRHLDPARRFAETEAGGGADTARAPMPGTVVRVAVAAGDTVASGDPLVVIESMKLETTIRAWHDGRVEAVHVSEGQTFDRDAPLVSLSANEA
- the echA8_2 gene encoding putative enoyl-CoA hydratase echA8, yielding MTEVRVETRGQALWLTIDREDKRNALDDAVLRDLTAGVSSAGDRPGIRAVVITGAGAKVFCAGGNLKQDAEGDPFRVDPNRLDNPVADLLRAIEDCPVATIARVNGHALGGGFGLVCACDFAVAADHARLGTPEITLGLFPLMILPSILRVLSRRDATRLAVTGKPISAAEAEAIGAVTRAVPAADLDAAVDALVADIACGAPTAMRFGRRALNTIAEMPYLAGLEYAQRVLPLLARTDDAVEGFKAFNERRKPNWVTP
- the accA1_1 gene encoding Acetyl-/propionyl-coenzyme A carboxylase alpha chain, with translation MSRLSFDTLLVANRGEIALRVIRTARRLGLKTVVVCHDADLDSPAAAAADTVVRIEGRTGVAAYLDGAQIIAAATRTGAQAIHPGYGFLSENAAFARAVAAAGLIFVGPTPEAIDLMGDKVRARAFVARNGFPVAPSAIEDDDPKSFVDRARALGAPLLVKPSAGGGGKGMRIVRDMALIEQEIAQARSEGERYFGDGRLYVERFVERPRHIEVQVLGDAAGHVVHLGERECSVQRRFQKIVEETPSPALTPALRARICETAAGIARAAGYRNAGTVEFIYGAGEFYFLEMNTRLQVEHPVTEMVTGIDLVEQQLKVAAGEPLGFSQADILANGHAIELRVYAESAARGFTPTAGRVLALDLPQGEGIRVDSGIGQGQRVTTAFDPMLAKLIVHGADRAEAIARARRALADFVLLGCETNTPFLGRLIADPAFAEGAVHTGWLDENPALAAEPALDRATQTKLLAAAALVTRAVRDGADAVPSLHAAIGGWRN
- the fadR_2 gene encoding Fatty acid metabolism regulator protein; this translates as MPVISAKRMQDRRDSILAAAKQVFAEKGFEATSIADIARAAGISDGLAYRYFQGKRDLLNEVLRAFYERTMVDLEIIASRDAPFETRLHDLIHRHLFAFVADADLCRLFISEVRTASDYQGSPVHELNRRYTSILVRIIEDGVANGEVRGDIDIRLVRDVIFGAIEHRSWAAVNGRPLDVDATARNLVELLRYGLAARPETGSDQ